Proteins encoded in a region of the Bradyrhizobium sp. CB3481 genome:
- a CDS encoding YopT-type cysteine protease domain-containing protein yields MSAPRAGSQNKNHASASVRQQWYEDLKALLRSDGAGGSHNLQAKSTMLREAGFRTTIRQQTRYWFGTSSRIAQIVNEVAEDRSAYLLGLRFAQGGKHTIATSTSSGMTTLFDPNYGEFTVRSSQMGELFRGFADRYRNPNGRDISTITTQKMT; encoded by the coding sequence ATGAGTGCGCCGCGAGCTGGCTCTCAAAACAAGAACCACGCTTCAGCTTCAGTGCGGCAGCAGTGGTATGAAGATCTCAAGGCTCTGTTGCGAAGCGACGGAGCAGGAGGTTCTCACAACCTTCAGGCAAAAAGCACAATGTTGCGGGAAGCGGGCTTTAGAACAACCATCCGACAGCAGACGAGATATTGGTTCGGTACGTCCTCGCGCATAGCGCAGATAGTGAACGAAGTCGCCGAAGACCGATCGGCTTATTTGCTCGGCTTGCGTTTCGCCCAAGGCGGCAAACACACAATCGCAACCTCGACATCGAGTGGAATGACCACGCTCTTCGATCCTAACTATGGAGAGTTTACTGTCCGATCAAGCCAGATGGGTGAATTGTTCAGAGGTTTCGCCGATCGTTACAGGAACCCCAATGGGCGTGATATCTCGACAATCACCACACAAAAGATGACCTGA
- a CDS encoding CehA/McbA family metallohydrolase, giving the protein MKTPSSPHFTPVDLKPYFNARRRELDERLGKRAGDTSWIDSLRGPQTHRGIPFLFGDEAGPDVLALRPGEAPTEISLSPTLASYVLLVHAVTDHQPVRPEGFGEIGPAAHFVDGNPLGDRVSTYALRYADGSAANVPVLRRFAIQQRHTEWSASAFGAVPLRGPIVHASSGENFALGRAPGASFVNSEVRTESGRIRIREGENLWLYALPNPHPEKELAGLSLRPEQEASLVYAVSMTQLSEHPLRLQGRRKLRMRLPPGVHLNKLGELDVDHRGEQIGMDLGNVISARAVLKYSRADWLSDKPDVQPVRSENEVIVEYSAHPDAWLYLRSNDGHLHVRDLRSLEGIENAAGISLDAVPIEPATRPVKIRIVEKGSGVRVAARLHLHGAHGEYLPPKGHHRKVNTGRFEDFAGELANGLNQYAYVDGSCDADLPIGIVFVEISRGFEVRPLRSIVEVTAGTDSLTFELDRVLRWREQGWVSSDTHVHFLSPQTALLEGKAEGVNVVNLLALQWGEMFSNVADFDGRTTIGAKDFGGDGEFVVRVGTENRMHVLGHISLLGYEGEIINPLSCAGSDEAAIGDPLEAIMADWAERCRQQGGLVVMPHVPNPQAERAADIVLGLIDAMEMMSFNPRTAQISAFGLADWYRYLNIGYHLPLVAGSDKMDASALLGGSRTYAQLGARDFTYRNWMDAVRNGDTFITVGPLVDMTVEGRRPGSKIALPPSGGTVAVNWRIESVSVRPTRVELIRNGTVVDEVRCSDLSCNGHFPLRVTASCWVAIRVRGSVAGREADIAAHTSAVYVGVGEKPIFAIADAVSVLAQIEGSIAYVDTLAPRADEARHARLRATLELAHHRLHHRLHELGASHEHAPVHSVHVEREH; this is encoded by the coding sequence ATGAAAACACCCTCATCGCCGCACTTCACGCCCGTTGATCTGAAGCCATATTTCAATGCCAGGCGCCGGGAGCTGGACGAGCGGCTCGGCAAGCGCGCGGGCGACACCAGCTGGATTGACTCGTTGCGGGGGCCGCAGACGCATCGCGGCATCCCGTTTCTATTCGGCGACGAAGCCGGGCCGGATGTGCTGGCCTTGCGGCCTGGGGAGGCTCCTACCGAGATCTCACTGTCACCCACATTGGCCAGCTACGTACTCTTAGTGCATGCAGTAACGGACCATCAACCTGTGAGGCCTGAAGGGTTTGGCGAGATCGGGCCGGCCGCGCACTTTGTGGACGGCAACCCACTCGGCGACCGCGTATCGACGTACGCACTCCGATATGCCGACGGAAGCGCGGCCAACGTGCCCGTGCTGCGGCGGTTTGCGATTCAGCAGAGGCACACTGAATGGAGCGCGAGTGCATTTGGGGCCGTGCCGCTGCGGGGTCCTATCGTGCATGCGAGCAGCGGAGAAAACTTCGCGCTCGGGCGGGCGCCGGGCGCCAGCTTCGTAAACAGCGAGGTTCGCACTGAATCGGGGCGCATTAGAATTCGTGAAGGTGAGAACCTGTGGCTTTACGCATTGCCGAATCCGCATCCAGAGAAGGAGCTCGCGGGCCTGAGCCTGCGCCCGGAGCAAGAGGCTTCGCTCGTCTATGCGGTGAGCATGACACAGCTGTCGGAGCATCCGCTGCGCCTTCAGGGCCGTCGCAAGCTGAGGATGCGGCTGCCGCCCGGGGTGCATCTGAACAAACTTGGCGAACTGGATGTCGACCATCGCGGCGAACAGATCGGCATGGACTTGGGCAACGTCATTTCCGCCCGGGCGGTACTTAAGTACTCCAGAGCGGATTGGCTAAGTGACAAGCCCGACGTGCAGCCTGTGCGTTCCGAGAATGAGGTCATCGTCGAATATTCCGCCCACCCAGACGCATGGCTCTACCTGCGCTCCAACGACGGACACCTGCACGTTCGGGACCTTCGATCGCTGGAAGGCATTGAAAATGCAGCAGGCATCTCGCTGGACGCTGTGCCGATCGAGCCGGCGACACGGCCCGTGAAGATCCGCATCGTTGAGAAAGGCAGTGGTGTGCGTGTTGCCGCGCGCCTGCATCTCCACGGTGCGCACGGGGAGTATTTACCGCCCAAGGGACATCACCGCAAGGTCAACACCGGCAGGTTCGAGGACTTCGCGGGCGAACTCGCGAACGGCCTGAACCAGTACGCCTATGTCGATGGTAGCTGCGACGCGGACCTGCCGATTGGGATCGTATTTGTCGAGATCAGCAGGGGCTTCGAGGTGCGGCCTCTGCGCAGCATCGTCGAAGTCACTGCGGGCACGGATAGCCTCACATTCGAGCTGGACAGAGTGCTGCGCTGGCGCGAACAGGGCTGGGTTAGCTCCGATACGCACGTCCACTTCCTGAGCCCGCAGACAGCCCTACTGGAGGGCAAGGCGGAGGGCGTCAACGTCGTCAACCTGCTCGCGTTGCAGTGGGGCGAGATGTTCAGCAATGTCGCCGACTTCGACGGACGCACGACGATCGGCGCGAAGGACTTCGGCGGCGACGGAGAGTTCGTCGTCCGCGTTGGCACAGAGAATCGGATGCACGTGCTGGGGCACATCTCGCTTCTCGGCTACGAAGGCGAGATTATCAATCCGCTGTCTTGCGCTGGATCCGACGAAGCAGCGATAGGAGATCCGTTGGAGGCGATCATGGCCGACTGGGCGGAGCGTTGCCGACAGCAAGGGGGGCTGGTCGTGATGCCGCACGTGCCCAATCCCCAGGCCGAGCGGGCAGCTGATATCGTGCTCGGCCTGATCGACGCGATGGAGATGATGTCGTTTAACCCACGAACCGCGCAGATCAGCGCATTTGGTCTGGCCGACTGGTACCGGTACCTCAATATCGGCTACCACCTGCCGCTGGTGGCGGGTTCCGACAAGATGGACGCGTCCGCGCTCCTCGGCGGCTCGCGGACCTATGCGCAGCTCGGCGCGCGCGATTTTACGTACCGCAACTGGATGGATGCCGTGCGCAACGGCGATACGTTCATCACAGTCGGGCCGCTCGTGGATATGACGGTGGAGGGACGCCGTCCAGGAAGCAAGATCGCGCTTCCTCCTTCTGGCGGAACCGTCGCCGTCAACTGGCGGATAGAATCGGTCAGCGTCCGGCCGACGCGGGTCGAGTTGATTCGCAATGGCACCGTAGTCGACGAAGTGCGATGCAGTGATCTGTCATGCAACGGCCATTTCCCCCTACGCGTCACCGCGTCCTGCTGGGTCGCGATCCGTGTTCGAGGCAGTGTCGCCGGGCGCGAGGCCGACATCGCGGCCCACACCAGTGCCGTGTATGTCGGAGTCGGCGAAAAACCCATCTTTGCGATCGCAGACGCGGTGTCGGTCCTCGCGCAGATCGAGGGATCGATCGCCTACGTTGATACGCTGGCCCCCAGGGCCGATGAAGCGCGGCACGCGCGGCTGCGAGCTACTCTGGAGCTAGCACATCATCGCCTGCATCACAGGCTTCACGAACTTGGCGCCAGCCATGAGCATGCGCCGGTTCATTCGGTTCACGTTGAACGCGAACATTGA
- a CDS encoding class I SAM-dependent methyltransferase, whose protein sequence is MIGGPRNNPEASRNPFDYVEYDLGIAPEQGELIYLLCRWLRTKRVAEFATSTGMSTLYLAAAMRDNGGGIVIGSELVSAKAAAARRNLRHVGLSDYAEIREGDARRTLRDLGGPVDFVLIDGWLANDGPSLARQVIEIIAPQVRIGGYVMNDNAEPDFLEFVRDPANGFLRLTIPIKIGAELCVKVA, encoded by the coding sequence TTGATTGGGGGACCGCGTAACAATCCCGAAGCGAGCCGCAATCCCTTCGATTACGTGGAGTACGATCTCGGCATTGCACCTGAGCAGGGCGAACTGATCTATCTGCTCTGTCGATGGCTGCGCACAAAGCGAGTAGCGGAATTTGCGACGTCTACCGGGATGTCAACGCTTTATCTCGCCGCCGCAATGCGTGACAATGGCGGTGGGATCGTGATTGGATCGGAACTCGTCTCCGCGAAGGCAGCAGCAGCGCGTCGCAACCTGCGCCATGTAGGTCTCTCAGACTACGCCGAGATTAGGGAAGGGGACGCTCGGCGAACTCTGCGCGATCTCGGTGGTCCGGTGGATTTTGTTCTGATAGACGGCTGGCTTGCGAATGACGGTCCCTCTTTGGCCCGACAAGTTATAGAGATCATCGCGCCGCAAGTGCGGATTGGCGGCTACGTGATGAACGACAACGCCGAGCCGGATTTTCTCGAATTCGTCCGCGATCCAGCAAACGGGTTTTTGCGCTTAACGATCCCAATCAAAATTGGCGCGGAGCTCTGCGTGAAGGTAGCCTAG